The following coding sequences lie in one Terriglobales bacterium genomic window:
- a CDS encoding M20/M25/M40 family metallo-hydrolase, with protein MLERRGVSVRLLEHGAAPPVVYGELRAPGAEQTVIVYAHYDGQPVDAAEWSGQPWTPVLRDQALENGGKDIPWPKPGETTQPEWRIYARSASDDKTPIQGFMAALDALRASGIPPSVNLKFFFEGEEEAGSPHLASILKENAELLRGDLWLICDGPVHQSRRPQIVFGARGMVGLDITLYGPVRALHSGHYGNWAPNPAAALAHLLAGLRDAEGRVLVPGFYDDVRPLTESERRALEQMPEIETGLKRTLGLAATEGRGRSLAELVLEPALNVRGLRSGAVGEEARNAVPVSATASLDIRLVPNQTPQKVASSMESYLRAQGYFIVHQEPDMETRRQHPHTVRLDWSPDYPAGRTSMDLPASRALTRAAEEALGVPVLRVPTLGGSVPMHLFLEDLGTPTVILPVANHDNNQHAANENLRLQNLWDAIELYAGVMARLGPIWREEER; from the coding sequence ATGCTGGAACGTCGCGGCGTCTCGGTGCGGCTGCTGGAGCACGGCGCCGCGCCGCCGGTGGTTTACGGAGAATTGCGCGCGCCCGGCGCCGAACAGACCGTGATCGTGTACGCCCACTACGACGGACAGCCCGTGGACGCCGCGGAGTGGAGCGGCCAGCCCTGGACGCCGGTGCTGCGCGACCAGGCGCTGGAGAACGGCGGCAAGGACATCCCCTGGCCCAAGCCGGGCGAAACCACGCAACCGGAGTGGCGGATCTACGCGCGCTCGGCCAGCGACGACAAGACGCCCATCCAGGGCTTCATGGCGGCGCTTGACGCGTTGCGCGCTTCCGGCATCCCGCCTTCCGTGAACCTCAAGTTCTTCTTCGAAGGCGAGGAAGAAGCGGGCTCGCCGCATCTGGCTTCGATCCTGAAGGAGAACGCTGAATTGCTGCGCGGCGACCTGTGGCTGATCTGCGATGGCCCGGTGCACCAGTCGCGCCGCCCGCAAATCGTGTTCGGCGCGCGCGGCATGGTGGGCCTGGACATCACGCTCTACGGCCCGGTGCGCGCGCTGCACAGCGGGCACTACGGCAACTGGGCGCCTAATCCCGCCGCGGCACTGGCGCACCTGCTGGCCGGATTGCGTGACGCCGAGGGCCGCGTGCTGGTCCCAGGTTTCTACGACGATGTCCGCCCGCTGACTGAAAGCGAACGCCGCGCGCTCGAGCAGATGCCGGAGATCGAAACCGGCTTGAAGCGCACTCTCGGCCTTGCCGCCACGGAAGGACGCGGGCGCAGCCTGGCCGAGCTTGTCCTGGAGCCAGCCCTGAACGTGCGCGGGCTGCGCAGCGGGGCGGTAGGTGAAGAAGCGCGCAACGCGGTGCCGGTAAGCGCAACCGCTTCGCTCGATATCCGCTTGGTTCCCAACCAGACGCCGCAGAAGGTCGCCAGCAGCATGGAATCCTATTTGCGGGCGCAAGGCTACTTCATCGTGCACCAGGAGCCGGACATGGAAACCCGGCGGCAGCACCCGCACACCGTGCGTCTCGACTGGAGCCCTGATTATCCCGCCGGACGCACTTCCATGGACCTGCCGGCCTCGCGGGCGCTCACGCGGGCGGCGGAGGAAGCGCTGGGCGTGCCGGTGCTGCGCGTACCCACGCTTGGCGGCAGCGTCCCCATGCATCTTTTTCTGGAAGATCTGGGCACGCCGACCGTGATCCTGCCGGTCGCCAATCACGACAACAACCAGCACGCCGCCAACGAAAACCTGCGCTTGCAGAACTTGTGGGACGCCATCGAACTCTACGCCGGCGTGATGGCGCGGCTCGGTCCTATCTGGCGCGAAGAAGAGCGCTAA
- a CDS encoding TonB-dependent receptor, with protein sequence MTRKLSSILAIGMTLLLGANLAFAQGIVTGTITGTVEDQQGAVISGATVTAREVNTNREFKTESDATGRFSLRALPVGTYRVSIEAANFNKLTLEQVPVNIARDTDLGARTLTVGATEVVNVESTPPQIESTTTQISSTFQSKDVTTLPVGTGFDSLALLVPGVASAGDAGFSNNNGADISANGQRGRSNNFLVDGQSNNDNSIAGPLLFIGNPDVVGEFQIITNYSAEFGRNVGSVINYVTKNGTNAFHGTLFEFHQNSLFDSHTNEEKSGVFGFCQSGQDPVTTGCTPVEKAPKYIDNKFGGTIGGPIVRDKMWFFASQYWQRIRTAGATFSSAPFSTPTPAGIAALQAAFPGNTAVAALSTFGPYSVPVGTTATAGTPTTLTVSDGVTSVPVEFAPISRFLSQPSNNYELLGRYDWQVTDKDRFFARYLFQKQIFTNASAFSGNDFAAGAFVDVPSQTQQIGVDWTRTFTSRFVNTFRFNYLRADIGFEDGGFAGCSRADLTNCPTRIGLGGLNLAFGQNAGFPQGRLINNSQWQDNASWVLGRHTLKLGGEYVRQRSPSPFLPNINGTFTYSAATAGCPVASGPSGQECAFSRFLQNTTTTFQLADGNPVTNFKEQDVAVYFQDEWRVKDNLTLILGLRYEFFQQAINLLHDQSVARQTGPNPFWDPTLPLDRTTVGAVPNDVNNFAPNVGFAWTPRFWEGLFGKDQTVIRGGFRIAYDPAFYNIFLNVATSAPSLNLGTINTPVAIPAGATTFTGTELRPALLALIPTGAGIDPGFRTWTTVDPNFHNPYSQQWNLGVQRQITNKVAAEVRYVGNHSVGLFQSVNGNPALNTLIANGFGSLIPAGLTPCTDATGGLGGGPMPGFASGYANCNNRNVIQRGNYAFSIYHSLQSRLDIQNWHGLTARINYTFSKTIDNASEVFSTLAGGNTLSFAQNPFDTNRAERAVSGLDFPHLASIALVYELPFYKKQEGLLGRLLGGWQWQTTWRYASGQPLTVAQFKEGLFCDPTNAFSGTFDTCRPIVSNPLAALDSVGRCTDETLADCGLVHEVDGSPASFSDVHWIINDPTAALFFGSPFLGTPRNTVRGETTQAVNLGVYKNTKVSERVTVQFQFLAFNVLNRQFRGTPDPFAQDVATDPTLHSFMNTNFNPSGNGQANATELGISRRRLSFGLKLIF encoded by the coding sequence ATGACACGAAAGCTAAGCAGCATCCTGGCAATCGGGATGACGCTGCTGCTGGGCGCGAACCTGGCATTCGCGCAAGGCATCGTGACCGGAACCATCACGGGCACGGTCGAGGACCAGCAGGGTGCAGTCATCAGCGGCGCCACGGTGACTGCCCGGGAGGTCAACACCAACCGTGAATTCAAAACCGAGAGCGATGCCACGGGGCGATTTAGCCTGCGCGCGCTGCCGGTCGGCACCTACCGGGTGAGCATCGAAGCGGCCAACTTCAACAAGCTCACGCTGGAGCAGGTTCCGGTCAACATCGCGCGCGACACCGACTTGGGCGCCCGGACGCTCACCGTGGGGGCCACGGAAGTGGTCAACGTGGAAAGCACTCCGCCGCAGATCGAGTCCACAACCACGCAGATCTCCTCGACGTTCCAGAGCAAGGACGTCACCACCCTTCCCGTGGGCACGGGGTTTGATTCTCTCGCGCTGCTGGTACCGGGCGTGGCTTCGGCGGGAGACGCCGGCTTCAGCAACAACAACGGCGCCGATATTTCCGCCAACGGGCAGCGCGGCCGCTCCAACAACTTTCTGGTGGACGGCCAGAGCAACAACGACAACTCCATCGCCGGGCCGCTGCTGTTCATCGGCAATCCCGACGTGGTGGGTGAGTTCCAGATCATCACCAACTACAGCGCTGAGTTCGGCCGGAACGTTGGGTCGGTGATCAACTACGTGACCAAGAACGGCACCAACGCGTTCCACGGCACGCTGTTCGAGTTCCATCAGAACTCGCTCTTCGATTCCCACACCAACGAGGAAAAATCGGGCGTATTCGGATTCTGCCAGAGCGGCCAGGATCCGGTGACGACCGGTTGCACGCCGGTGGAGAAAGCGCCGAAGTACATCGACAACAAGTTCGGCGGCACCATCGGCGGACCCATCGTGCGCGACAAGATGTGGTTCTTCGCCTCGCAGTACTGGCAGCGCATCCGCACGGCGGGAGCCACCTTCAGCTCGGCTCCGTTCTCAACCCCGACGCCGGCCGGAATCGCAGCCCTGCAGGCGGCTTTCCCCGGCAACACGGCGGTGGCGGCGCTTTCCACCTTCGGGCCTTACTCGGTTCCGGTAGGAACTACCGCCACGGCCGGCACACCGACGACGTTGACAGTGTCCGATGGTGTGACGTCAGTCCCGGTGGAATTCGCTCCCATCAGCCGGTTTCTGTCGCAGCCGTCCAACAACTACGAGTTGCTGGGCCGCTACGACTGGCAGGTGACGGACAAGGATCGGTTTTTTGCCCGCTATCTGTTCCAGAAGCAGATCTTCACCAACGCCAGCGCGTTCAGCGGGAACGATTTCGCGGCCGGCGCGTTCGTGGATGTTCCGTCGCAGACGCAGCAAATCGGCGTGGACTGGACGCGGACGTTCACCTCGCGCTTCGTGAACACCTTCCGCTTCAACTACCTGCGGGCGGACATCGGGTTCGAGGACGGCGGGTTCGCCGGTTGCTCTCGCGCCGACCTGACGAACTGCCCGACGCGCATCGGCCTCGGCGGCCTGAACCTGGCGTTCGGCCAGAACGCGGGCTTCCCGCAAGGGCGCCTGATCAACAACTCGCAGTGGCAGGACAACGCGTCCTGGGTGCTGGGCCGCCACACGCTGAAGCTCGGCGGCGAGTATGTGCGGCAGCGCTCTCCCAGCCCCTTCCTGCCCAACATCAACGGAACCTTCACCTACAGCGCGGCGACGGCCGGTTGCCCGGTGGCCAGCGGTCCCTCGGGCCAGGAGTGCGCGTTCTCGCGCTTCCTGCAGAATACCACCACCACGTTCCAACTGGCGGACGGCAACCCGGTCACCAACTTCAAAGAGCAGGACGTGGCCGTGTACTTCCAGGATGAGTGGCGCGTTAAGGACAACCTGACGCTGATCCTGGGGCTGCGCTACGAGTTCTTCCAGCAGGCCATCAACCTGCTGCATGACCAGAGTGTGGCCCGGCAGACCGGTCCCAATCCGTTCTGGGATCCGACGCTGCCTCTGGACCGCACGACGGTGGGCGCGGTTCCCAACGACGTCAACAACTTCGCCCCCAACGTGGGCTTCGCCTGGACGCCGCGCTTCTGGGAGGGCCTGTTCGGGAAGGACCAGACGGTCATTCGCGGCGGCTTCCGCATTGCGTATGACCCGGCGTTCTACAACATCTTCCTGAACGTGGCCACCTCCGCCCCGTCGCTCAACCTGGGCACCATCAACACCCCGGTGGCGATTCCGGCGGGCGCGACCACCTTCACCGGGACCGAACTCCGGCCCGCGCTGCTGGCACTGATTCCTACCGGTGCCGGCATCGATCCGGGATTCCGTACCTGGACGACGGTGGACCCGAACTTCCACAATCCGTACTCGCAGCAGTGGAACCTCGGGGTGCAGCGGCAGATCACCAACAAGGTCGCTGCGGAAGTCCGCTACGTGGGCAACCACAGCGTGGGCCTGTTCCAGTCGGTGAACGGCAACCCGGCGTTGAACACGCTGATTGCCAACGGCTTCGGCAGCCTGATTCCGGCCGGCCTGACGCCCTGCACGGACGCCACCGGCGGCCTGGGTGGCGGGCCGATGCCGGGCTTCGCGTCTGGATATGCCAACTGCAACAACCGCAACGTCATCCAGCGCGGCAACTACGCGTTCTCCATCTATCACAGCCTGCAGTCGCGCCTGGACATCCAGAACTGGCACGGCCTGACGGCTCGCATCAACTACACCTTCAGCAAGACCATCGACAACGCCAGCGAGGTGTTCTCCACCCTGGCGGGAGGCAACACGCTCTCGTTCGCGCAGAACCCGTTCGATACCAACCGGGCGGAACGCGCCGTGAGCGGGTTGGACTTCCCGCACCTGGCCTCCATCGCGCTGGTCTATGAGTTGCCCTTCTACAAGAAACAGGAAGGTTTGCTCGGCAGGTTGCTGGGTGGATGGCAGTGGCAGACCACCTGGCGCTACGCCAGCGGTCAGCCGTTGACCGTGGCCCAGTTCAAGGAGGGCCTGTTCTGCGACCCGACCAATGCCTTCAGCGGCACGTTCGACACCTGCCGTCCGATCGTGAGCAACCCGCTGGCGGCACTGGACTCGGTGGGCCGCTGCACGGACGAAACCCTGGCGGACTGCGGGCTGGTCCACGAGGTTGACGGTTCACCGGCCAGCTTCAGCGATGTCCACTGGATCATCAACGATCCGACGGCCGCGTTGTTCTTTGGCTCGCCCTTCCTGGGCACGCCGCGGAACACCGTACGCGGAGAAACCACCCAAGCCGTCAACCTGGGTGTGTACAAGAACACCAAGGTCAGCGAGCGGGTCACGGTGCAGTTCCAGTTCCTGGCGTTCAACGTGTTGAACCGCCAGTTCCGGGGCACGCCCGATCCGTTCGCGCAGGACGTTGCGACGGACCCGACCCTCCACTCCTTCATGAACACGAACTTCAACCCCAGTGGCAATGGTCAGGCCAATGCCACGGAACTGGGCATCAGCCGCCGGCGGTTGAGCTTCGGTCTGAAGCTGATCTTCTAG
- a CDS encoding LytTR family DNA-binding domain-containing protein, whose amino-acid sequence MAIRALIVDDEPLARERIRALLREEPDVELVGECSDGRKAVAAIRKQPLDLLFLDVQMPEMDGFEVLQAVGPDAVPAVIFVTAYDEYALRAFEERALDYLLKPFDRERFRRALERARIHLQGRQAGEVNQQLRQLIETIRRSPEASAAPHNGGSDRLASPADRLVVKSGGRVYFLKTEEIDWIEAAGNYVRLHTSRDSHLVRDTMNNVEARLDTSRFLRIHRSTIVNLERIKELQPWFHGDYVVLLRDGTRLTLSRSYRDRLQDILGKAI is encoded by the coding sequence TTGGCGATTCGGGCACTGATCGTCGATGATGAGCCGTTGGCGCGGGAGCGCATCCGCGCGCTCCTGAGGGAAGAGCCTGACGTCGAGCTGGTGGGCGAATGCTCGGACGGGCGCAAGGCGGTGGCCGCCATCCGCAAGCAGCCGCTGGACCTGCTGTTCCTCGATGTCCAGATGCCGGAGATGGACGGCTTTGAAGTGCTGCAGGCCGTGGGCCCCGATGCCGTGCCTGCCGTCATCTTCGTCACCGCATATGACGAGTATGCGCTGCGCGCCTTTGAGGAGCGCGCCCTGGATTACCTGCTGAAGCCCTTCGACCGCGAGCGTTTCCGTCGCGCCCTGGAGCGGGCGCGCATCCATTTGCAGGGACGCCAGGCAGGCGAAGTGAACCAGCAACTGCGGCAGCTCATCGAGACCATCCGCCGCAGCCCTGAGGCGTCCGCGGCGCCGCACAACGGCGGCTCCGACAGACTGGCCTCGCCCGCCGACCGGCTGGTCGTGAAATCCGGCGGGCGCGTTTACTTCCTCAAGACGGAAGAGATCGACTGGATCGAAGCTGCGGGCAACTACGTGCGCCTGCACACTTCGCGTGATTCTCACCTGGTGCGCGACACGATGAATAACGTCGAGGCCCGCCTGGATACGTCACGCTTTCTGCGCATCCATCGCTCCACCATCGTGAACCTGGAGCGCATCAAGGAACTGCAGCCCTGGTTCCACGGCGACTATGTGGTCCTGCTGCGCGACGGCACCCGCCTGACGCTCAGCCGGAGCTATCGCGATCGCCTGCAGGACATCCTGGGGAAAGCCATCTAG
- a CDS encoding histidine kinase, producing the protein MQDSRWTRWGLVLASWVALGVFFATQSYLVRAYWGRPFPFSKALQYSLTIFMVWAALTPPVVWVTRRLAALPVPLWRLILLHLAAGSVFSVAYNVIRTFLWPVLKMNVPVTISLFERFQTFLQLTLPRDVLIYLGIVGIWHGLAHYRRYRARALHASQLETRLTQARLQTLSTQLHPHFLFNTLHAISALVHSNVAAAERILARLSDLLRLTLQSVQIPQVTVKQEFEFLEGYLEIEQTRFQDRLRVALEPAPETLDALLPTMLLQPLVENAIRHGIAPRAAPGSIVLRSARVNGRLRLEVRDSGPGVAPDWKLREGAGLSNTRARLAQLYGREHSFALGRAPEGGLLVAIEVPFCAAENAALETKPPLASDAAEEVLPAEPAEEITAGSRNSVSIFLPSRRWQRWLLILGAWTVTGLYFAGESYSYSTYLERPTEWWRFGIWWLTNFYIWAALTPLVLLLVRRFAFEPPHRRRDFGIHTLGSLSLAALHSAIWIPVAPLVDLRPMRPNMSTWEIYTGYLAVDLHFNILSYWAILGIWHAVQYCRKSRERQLAAAQLERGLTQARLEALRMQLQPHFLFNTLHGISTLMHRDAEAANRLIVRLSDLLRLTLEHTGAQEIPLKRELEFLEPYLEIERTRFQDRLTVSLEIDPATLDACVPCLILQPLVENAVRHGIAPQSASGHIEIRAQRQNGMLRLEVRDDGVGLRQNGGREGSGIGLGNTRARLEHLYGRTHRFELKPAPGGGLVVSLAIPFHEYQPLTQQPN; encoded by the coding sequence ATGCAAGACAGCCGTTGGACGCGCTGGGGTCTGGTACTGGCCTCCTGGGTGGCGCTGGGCGTGTTTTTCGCGACCCAGTCGTACCTGGTGCGGGCCTACTGGGGGCGTCCTTTCCCCTTCAGCAAAGCGCTGCAGTACTCGCTGACCATCTTCATGGTGTGGGCGGCCCTCACGCCTCCGGTGGTTTGGGTGACGCGGCGGCTGGCGGCTCTGCCCGTGCCCTTGTGGAGGCTGATCCTGCTGCACCTGGCGGCGGGCTCGGTGTTCTCAGTAGCGTACAACGTGATCCGCACCTTCCTGTGGCCGGTGCTGAAGATGAACGTGCCGGTCACCATCTCGTTGTTCGAGCGGTTCCAGACATTCCTGCAGCTCACGCTGCCGCGCGACGTGCTGATCTACCTGGGCATTGTGGGCATCTGGCACGGGCTGGCCCACTACCGCCGTTACCGGGCGCGCGCGCTGCACGCCTCACAATTAGAGACCCGCCTGACGCAGGCGCGGCTGCAGACGCTTTCCACGCAGCTCCACCCGCATTTTCTGTTCAACACCCTGCATGCCATCTCCGCCCTGGTGCACAGCAACGTGGCCGCAGCCGAACGCATCCTGGCGCGGCTGAGCGACCTGCTGCGCCTCACGCTGCAGAGCGTACAGATCCCGCAGGTCACGGTGAAACAGGAATTCGAATTCCTCGAAGGCTACCTGGAAATCGAGCAGACGCGCTTCCAGGACCGCTTGCGCGTCGCTCTGGAGCCTGCGCCGGAAACCCTGGATGCGCTGCTGCCCACCATGCTGCTGCAACCGCTGGTAGAAAACGCCATCCGACACGGCATTGCGCCGCGCGCTGCTCCGGGAAGCATCGTGCTGCGCTCGGCCCGCGTGAACGGACGGCTGCGCCTGGAAGTGCGCGACAGCGGGCCCGGCGTCGCTCCCGACTGGAAGCTGCGCGAAGGCGCGGGCCTGAGCAACACACGCGCTCGCCTGGCGCAGCTCTATGGCCGGGAGCACAGCTTCGCGCTGGGCCGCGCGCCCGAGGGCGGACTGCTGGTGGCGATCGAGGTTCCCTTTTGCGCGGCGGAGAACGCAGCGCTGGAAACGAAGCCGCCGCTGGCCAGCGACGCGGCCGAAGAGGTCCTGCCGGCCGAGCCTGCTGAGGAGATCACCGCGGGATCGCGGAATTCCGTCTCCATCTTTCTTCCCAGCCGGCGCTGGCAGCGCTGGCTGCTGATCCTCGGCGCGTGGACGGTCACCGGTCTCTACTTTGCGGGCGAAAGCTATTCGTACAGCACCTATCTGGAACGGCCGACCGAGTGGTGGCGTTTCGGCATCTGGTGGCTCACCAATTTCTACATCTGGGCTGCCCTGACGCCGCTGGTGCTGCTGCTGGTGCGTCGCTTCGCGTTCGAACCTCCGCACCGCCGGCGCGACTTCGGCATCCATACGCTCGGCAGCCTTTCGCTCGCCGCGTTGCATTCGGCCATTTGGATCCCGGTGGCGCCGCTGGTTGATTTGCGCCCCATGCGGCCCAATATGTCCACCTGGGAGATTTACACGGGCTACCTGGCCGTCGATCTGCACTTCAATATCCTGAGCTACTGGGCCATCCTGGGCATCTGGCACGCCGTGCAGTACTGTCGGAAGTCGCGCGAGCGGCAACTGGCGGCGGCACAACTGGAGCGCGGCCTGACCCAGGCGCGCCTGGAAGCCTTGCGCATGCAGTTGCAGCCTCACTTCCTCTTCAACACCCTGCACGGCATCTCCACCCTGATGCACCGCGACGCGGAAGCCGCCAACCGCCTCATCGTCCGGCTCAGCGACCTGCTGCGCCTGACGCTGGAACATACCGGCGCGCAGGAGATTCCTCTCAAGCGCGAACTGGAATTCCTGGAACCTTATCTGGAGATCGAGCGTACCCGCTTCCAGGACCGGCTGACGGTGAGCCTGGAGATCGATCCGGCCACGCTGGATGCGTGTGTGCCTTGCCTGATCCTGCAGCCGCTGGTGGAAAACGCCGTGCGGCACGGCATCGCACCACAGAGCGCGAGCGGGCATATCGAGATCCGGGCGCAGCGGCAGAACGGCATGCTGCGGCTGGAGGTCAGGGACGACGGAGTAGGGCTGCGCCAGAACGGAGGCCGCGAGGGCTCCGGCATAGGGCTGGGAAACACCCGGGCAAGATTGGAGCACCTCTACGGCCGGACGCACCGTTTCGAATTGAAACCGGCGCCCGGCGGCGGCCTGGTGGTGAGCCTCGCCATCCCCTTCCACGAATACCAGCCTCTGACCCAGCAACCAAATTAG
- a CDS encoding DUF507 family protein: MRLSRDKVNKLAHVIADTLAELDAVEFLEDRNTIRQEARRLLEELLKEEEKIDAVARQKIENQKRTILEGSAEWDILYRKYYNEEVKKLGI, translated from the coding sequence ATGAGGCTGAGCCGCGACAAGGTGAACAAGCTCGCCCACGTCATCGCCGACACCCTGGCCGAACTCGACGCGGTGGAGTTCCTCGAGGACCGCAACACCATCCGCCAGGAGGCCCGCCGGCTCCTGGAAGAGTTGCTGAAGGAAGAGGAGAAGATTGACGCCGTCGCGCGGCAGAAGATCGAGAACCAGAAGCGCACCATCCTGGAAGGCTCGGCGGAGTGGGACATCCTCTATCGCAAGTATTACAACGAGGAAGTGAAGAAGCTCGGCATCTAG
- a CDS encoding DUF507 family protein, with protein sequence MHLSREYVGYLAREVVKRLIAGEFIESKEPAAVTARVNEAMLEEVTLEDRINDEVRAILEQYSEEMRRTGASYQEMFKKVKNELVRKYKAVL encoded by the coding sequence ATGCATCTATCCAGAGAATATGTGGGCTATCTGGCCCGCGAAGTCGTGAAACGGCTGATTGCCGGCGAGTTCATCGAGAGCAAGGAGCCAGCCGCGGTCACCGCCCGCGTGAACGAGGCGATGCTCGAGGAAGTGACGCTCGAGGACCGCATCAACGACGAGGTGCGCGCCATCCTGGAGCAGTATTCGGAGGAGATGCGCCGCACCGGCGCCAGCTACCAGGAGATGTTCAAGAAGGTGAAGAACGAACTGGTGCGCAAGTACAAGGCGGTGCTATGA
- the eutM gene encoding ethanolamine utilization microcompartment protein EutM, producing the protein MEALGLIETKGLVGSIEAADAAVKAANVQLVHKEYIGAGYVTIMVRGDVASVKAATDAGAAAARRVGELVSVHVIPRPHGDLEKSLPMISGNAPPKKGMLG; encoded by the coding sequence ATGGAAGCGCTGGGACTGATCGAGACCAAGGGGCTGGTAGGTTCCATTGAGGCCGCTGATGCGGCCGTGAAGGCCGCCAACGTCCAACTGGTCCACAAGGAATACATCGGCGCCGGCTATGTGACCATCATGGTGCGCGGCGACGTGGCCAGCGTGAAAGCCGCCACCGACGCCGGAGCCGCCGCCGCCCGCCGCGTGGGCGAGCTGGTGAGCGTGCACGTCATCCCGCGTCCCCACGGCGACCTGGAAAAATCGCTGCCCATGATCAGCGGCAACGCCCCGCCCAAGAAGGGAATGCTGGGCTGA
- a CDS encoding aldehyde dehydrogenase family protein has product MPETAKAATPEDRSVSEVRDLVDRAHAAFLKFQHFTVEQVDQVIDAMAAVATANAEKLARLAVEETGYGRVEDKIQKNLFASQRVYEAVRAMKTVGVVREDAAAGVIEVAVPVGVVAAILPSTNPTSTAIYKILIALKGRNAIVVSPHPSAMRCTCEVVSLMRQAAIQAGAPEDVICCFTTPSQAGTQELMKHRRTAVVLATGGMGIVRAAYSSGKPAFGVGPGNVAAFIERSADVKKAVADVVFGKTFDYGTICSSEQAIVAEEAVRQSVMEELRRNEAYFLTPEEIDTLGKQMVNLEAHTINPKFVGKSAPRVAELAGFRVPEGTRVLVAQLAGVGREHPLSAEKLSPVLALYFAPDRAAAFDLCERLLRFGGLGHTVVIHSRDEQAIREFGVRMPAGRIVVNSPAPQGSIGATTNLFPAMTLGCGAMGGNITSDNISPMHLVNLKRVAYEKRPVTAAEQPVAIAAPAPAATAATACACAGEKPVEPVVLALPERIAAARAVERFLARKPAAAAAPAPPAAPVAPAPAAAVRPKPRAVDFVSVAEVEVALKRKQKILIGPRTIITPAARDLAAGRDVLVPTES; this is encoded by the coding sequence ATGCCTGAAACAGCCAAGGCTGCGACACCTGAAGATCGCTCCGTTTCCGAGGTCCGTGATCTGGTTGATCGCGCCCACGCCGCCTTCCTGAAGTTCCAGCACTTTACGGTCGAGCAGGTGGACCAGGTCATCGACGCGATGGCGGCCGTGGCCACGGCCAACGCCGAGAAACTGGCGCGCCTGGCCGTGGAAGAAACCGGTTACGGGCGCGTTGAGGACAAAATTCAAAAGAACCTGTTCGCTTCCCAGCGCGTCTACGAGGCTGTTCGCGCCATGAAGACCGTGGGCGTGGTACGCGAGGATGCCGCTGCGGGCGTCATCGAAGTGGCCGTGCCAGTGGGCGTGGTGGCGGCCATTCTGCCCTCGACCAATCCGACCTCCACCGCCATCTACAAGATCCTGATTGCGCTCAAGGGACGCAACGCCATCGTGGTGAGCCCGCATCCTTCGGCCATGCGCTGCACCTGCGAAGTGGTGTCGCTCATGAGGCAGGCCGCGATTCAAGCCGGCGCGCCGGAAGACGTCATCTGCTGCTTCACGACGCCTTCGCAGGCGGGCACGCAGGAGCTGATGAAGCACCGTCGCACGGCGGTAGTGCTGGCCACGGGCGGTATGGGAATCGTGCGCGCGGCCTACAGCTCCGGCAAGCCGGCGTTCGGCGTGGGTCCGGGCAACGTGGCGGCGTTCATCGAGCGCAGCGCCGATGTGAAGAAAGCCGTCGCGGACGTGGTTTTCGGCAAGACCTTCGACTACGGCACCATCTGCTCCTCGGAGCAGGCCATCGTCGCCGAAGAAGCTGTCCGCCAATCGGTGATGGAGGAGCTGCGGCGGAATGAGGCCTACTTTCTGACGCCGGAAGAGATCGACACCCTGGGCAAGCAGATGGTCAACCTCGAGGCCCATACCATCAATCCCAAATTCGTCGGCAAATCTGCCCCGCGCGTGGCGGAATTGGCCGGCTTTCGCGTGCCGGAAGGGACGCGCGTGCTGGTGGCGCAGCTCGCCGGCGTGGGACGCGAGCATCCGCTCTCGGCGGAAAAGCTTTCGCCGGTGCTGGCGCTCTACTTCGCGCCTGACCGCGCCGCCGCCTTCGACCTGTGCGAGCGCCTGCTGCGTTTCGGCGGATTGGGCCATACGGTGGTCATCCACAGCCGCGACGAGCAGGCAATCCGTGAGTTCGGGGTGCGCATGCCGGCGGGACGCATCGTAGTCAACAGCCCCGCGCCGCAGGGCTCCATCGGCGCGACCACCAACCTGTTTCCGGCGATGACCCTGGGCTGCGGCGCCATGGGCGGCAACATCACCTCGGACAACATCTCGCCCATGCACCTGGTGAACCTCAAGCGCGTGGCCTATGAAAAGCGCCCGGTCACGGCTGCGGAACAGCCGGTCGCGATCGCGGCCCCTGCGCCCGCAGCCACCGCGGCTACAGCCTGCGCCTGCGCGGGCGAGAAGCCCGTGGAGCCGGTGGTGCTCGCCCTGCCGGAGCGCATCGCAGCCGCGCGCGCCGTGGAGCGCTTCCTGGCACGCAAGCCGGCAGCGGCTGCGGCGCCGGCGCCGCCTGCCGCTCCGGTTGCTCCCGCTCCGGCCGCGGCTGTGCGGCCCAAACCACGGGCGGTGGACTTCGTCA